GCGAGCCTGCGCAATCCGCAGCGTCTGCTGTTGATTGCGCAGGCCGATGACGGCGCGGTCGGCGTCTTGCGTTATGACCTGCGCGGCTTTGAAGCCGAAGTGTCGCTGTATCTGCTGGAAGGACGGCTCGGTCTCGGCTGGGGCCGGGCGCTGCTGGCGCGAGGCGAGGCGTTCGTCCGCGAGCACTGGCCGCAGATGACCGTTGTCACCGCTCAGGTGCTGCCGGGCAATCGCCCCTCTTTGAATGTGTTTCGTGACGCCGGATTCACCCAGAGTGCCTGCGCGTTCACCAAGGTTTTGAAGGATCACCGCGATGAGTAGTTTCAAGATTGGCGAGCGTCTGATCGGTGCCGATGCGCCGCCGTTCATCATTGCCGAGATGAGCGGCAACCATAACCAGTCGCTGGAGGTGGCCCTGCAGATTGTCGAAGCCGCCGCCAAGGCTGGCGCGCACGCCTTGAAGTTGCAGACTTACACCGCGCAGACCATGACCCTGGATCTGGCCGAGGGCGAGTTTTTCATCAAGGACCCGAACAGCCTGTGGGCCGGCACTTCGCTGTTCGACCTGTATGAGAAAGCCCATACCCCATGGGAGTGGCACGCGCCGATTTTTGCCCGGGCCAAAGAGCTGGGCATGCTCGCGTTCTCGACGCCGTTCGATGACACGGCGGTGGACTTTCTCGAAAGCCTCGACGTGCCGGCGTACAAGATCGCCAGTTTCGAAAACACCGATCTGCCGTTGATTCGTCGCGTGGCGGCGACCGGCAAACCGCTGATCATCTCCACCGGCATGGCCAGCATCGCCGAGCTCGACGAAACCGTGCGCGCCGCCCGCGAGGCAGGGTGCAAGGATCTGGTGCTGCTCAAATGCACCAGCACTTACCCGGCAACCCCGCTCAACAGCAATGTGCGCACGATCCCGCATCTGCGTGAACTGTTCGGTTGCGAGGTAGGTCTTTCCGATCACTCCATGGGCGTTGGCGTGTCCGTGGCCGCTGTGGCGCTCGGGGCGACGGTGGTGGAGAAACACTTCACCCTCGACCGTTCGGCGGGCGGGGTCGACGCCAGTTTCTCGCTGGAGCCGGCGGAACTGGCCAGCCTGGTGGTGGAAACCGAACGCGCCTGGCAGGCCATGGGCCAGGTGCATTACGGCGTCACTGAGGCCGAGCGCAAGTCGCTGGTCTATCGCCGCTCGCTGTACGTCACTGCCGACATGGCGGCCGGTGAAGCCTTTTCCGGGGACAATCTGCGCGCCATTCGCCCAGGTCTCGGTCTGCCGCCCAAGCACACCGAGGCCGTCCTCGGTCGCCGCGCTCGTCAGGCGATCAAACGTGGCACGCCGCTGGACTGGTCGTTGGTCGAATAACCCGATCTGCAACCGATTCGGCAAAATAGCGTGACCTGCGAGTCATAACGCGCATCTTCACTGTATTGTATTGACCGGGGAGATGGCGCCTGGCCGTGTAATCGGTTCCAGTGATAGCCCTTTGCGCTCCCCGTGGCTGCCCGTTGTGGCGGCCGTTTTCTGTTTGTCGGCGCCCCTCGAATCCTTGCGAGCGGTGGTTTTGGGCTGTTTTTTATTGGGAAGCCGTAATGATTGGCATAAAAAGCATTGCGAGCTACGTTCCTGTAGCCGGCGTGGACAATTACGCACAAGGTGCAAAATTCGAGAAGGATGAAGAATTCATCCTCGGCAAAATCGGTTCGGCCTTCCTGCCGCGCAAAGACGCTGAACAGGAAACCTCCGATCTGTGCGTGGAAGCGGCCAATGCGCTGTTTGCCAGCAACCCTGAACTGAAGCGTGAATCGATCGACGCGCTGATCGTCGTCACCCAGAACGGTGACGAAGAAGGTCTGCCGCACACCGCTGCCATCGTCCAGGACAAACTCGGTCTGCCGACTAATGTCGCGGCATTCGATATTTCCCTGGGCTGCTCCGGTTACGTCTACGGCATCTACGCGATCAAGGGCTTCATGGAAGCCGCCGGTCTGAAGAACGGCCTGCTGATCACCGCTGACCCGTATTCGAAAATCGTCGACCCCGAAGACCGTAACACCACCATGCTGTTCGGCGATGCCGCCACGGCGACCTGGATGGGCGAAGATCCTTCCTGGGCGCTGGGCAAGGCCAAGTTCGGCACCGACGGTTCCGGCGCACCGCACCTGAAAGTCACCGATGGCGTGTTCTTCATGAACGGCCGTCAGGTGTTCAACTTCGCGCTGCTCAAAGTCCCGGCGCACTTGCACGAATTGCTCGACGACTCCGGCCTCAAGGCTGACGACATCGACGCCTTCTGCATTCACCAGGGCAGTGCGGCGATTGTCGATGCCGTGGCCCGACGTTTCGAAGGCGAGCCGGAGAAGTTCATCAAGGACATGGTCGAGACCGGCAACACCGTGTCGTCGAGCATTCCGCTGCTGCTGGAAAAACACGTACTCGATTCCGACTGGCAGCGCATTGCCCTGAGCGGTTTCGGTGTCGGTCTGTCGTGGGGCTCGGCGATCATCTATCGTCCTTGAGTCGGTCAAAAACGGCGGATACAAAAATAGCGTTCAAGGTTACCCTTGAGCGCTATTTTTTTGCCTGAATGGAGCGCTAGGCGGCATGAGCGAGTTTTTCCAACCCAACGCCCAGGTCATCCAGCAACGCTGGCCGGCGTTGTTCGAGCGGCTGATGGCGGAAGACACCTCAGTCGTTCAAGCCGAACTGGTGCAGGGCTTGGGCTCGACGCTCAGTGTCAATGGCATTCAACTGACCAGTCGCCACGACCGCGTCCACGAAGCCCGCATCCAGGCTGCCAGCCTGGCGGAAAAATCGCAGTTGCATGTCTACGGCACTGGCCTCGGCGATTTGCCAACGGTGCTGCTGGAGCGCGCTGGCCTTGAGCGGTTGTACGTGCATATCCTCAATGGCGCGGTGTTCGCGCTGGTGCTGCAACTGCTCGATCAGCGCCCGTGGCTGGAAGATCCGCGTGTGCAGCTGTTCTATGCCGGTGATCTGTCAGACATCTGCACACCGTTTTTCGCCCTGCCGGCCGAGATGCTGCTGGCTGATGATTTCAACGCGAAGATCCGCGATCGGCTGGTCAGCGAAGTGCACCTGAATTTCAACAATCGCGAGTTCGATCCAAACTTGCCGTTCATTCAGCAGCGTCTGCAGGACTGTTTGCCGGTGTTGCTGGGCGATGATGATGTGGCGCAGTTGTTCGGCACGGCCAGTGGCCGGGAAATCTATGTGATCGGCACCGGGCCGACCCTGGAAGGGCATTTCCAGCGTCTGGCGGCGGTGCATGCGCAGGCTGAACGTCCATTGTTGATGTGCGTCGATACCGCTTACCGGCCACTGCGCGAACACGGCATCGTCCCGGATCTGGTGGTCACCATCGATCAGCGCATCAGCTTCCGGCATTTGCCGTTCGAGGACTCCGCCGGCATCCCGCTGGTGTATCTGCCTATGAGCGATCCTGCGGTGCTGACCGCCTGGAAAGGCAAGCGCTATGGCGGTTACTCGGCCAGCCCGGTGTACGCCGCGTTGCGTGAGCAATATCCGCGCGGACAACTGCATGTCGGTGGCAGCGTGATTCATCCGGCGGTGGATCTGGCGGTGAAGATGGGCGCGTCGCGCATTACCCTGTTTGGCGCTGACTTCGCCTTCCCGATGAACAAGACCCATGCTGGCTGGAATGACGGTGATCTGGGGCCAGGGGTCGATCAGGCGCGGCATTGGGTGCAGGACGGCCATGGCCAGCGGGTCAGCACCCAACTGAACTTTCGCGGCTATCTGTGTGTGCTGGAGCGCTATATCGCCGCGCATCCGCAGGTGCAGTTTTTCAACAGCAGTCGCGCGGGCGCACTGATCGCCGGGACGCAGTTCAATCAGGAGTTTGTGCAATGACAACGATTGAGCAGTGCGTCGACGAGTGCCGCCACTGCGCCGGGCTGTTTCGTCTAGGACGTGATGTCGAGGCGGCGCTGGATATGGTCGATGTGTTCGAGGGCGCGCAGCAGTTGCTGATAACTGCGCCTGCGCCGATTCAGCAGGACTGGTCCTTTGTGCTCACGCACATGCTCGATTGTCAGGAGCGTCAGGACTGGCTGGGGTTGGCTGACTGGATGGAGTACGAGTTGATCGAAGTGTTGCAAAAAGCACGATCGGCAAACTGACCGACCGCGCTGGCCCGCGGCTTTGCGTGCGGGTCGGTTTTATGGCGT
The Pseudomonas fluorescens genome window above contains:
- the pseI gene encoding pseudaminic acid synthase, whose product is MSSFKIGERLIGADAPPFIIAEMSGNHNQSLEVALQIVEAAAKAGAHALKLQTYTAQTMTLDLAEGEFFIKDPNSLWAGTSLFDLYEKAHTPWEWHAPIFARAKELGMLAFSTPFDDTAVDFLESLDVPAYKIASFENTDLPLIRRVAATGKPLIISTGMASIAELDETVRAAREAGCKDLVLLKCTSTYPATPLNSNVRTIPHLRELFGCEVGLSDHSMGVGVSVAAVALGATVVEKHFTLDRSAGGVDASFSLEPAELASLVVETERAWQAMGQVHYGVTEAERKSLVYRRSLYVTADMAAGEAFSGDNLRAIRPGLGLPPKHTEAVLGRRARQAIKRGTPLDWSLVE
- a CDS encoding ketoacyl-ACP synthase III; translation: MIGIKSIASYVPVAGVDNYAQGAKFEKDEEFILGKIGSAFLPRKDAEQETSDLCVEAANALFASNPELKRESIDALIVVTQNGDEEGLPHTAAIVQDKLGLPTNVAAFDISLGCSGYVYGIYAIKGFMEAAGLKNGLLITADPYSKIVDPEDRNTTMLFGDAATATWMGEDPSWALGKAKFGTDGSGAPHLKVTDGVFFMNGRQVFNFALLKVPAHLHELLDDSGLKADDIDAFCIHQGSAAIVDAVARRFEGEPEKFIKDMVETGNTVSSSIPLLLEKHVLDSDWQRIALSGFGVGLSWGSAIIYRP
- a CDS encoding motility associated factor glycosyltransferase family protein is translated as MSEFFQPNAQVIQQRWPALFERLMAEDTSVVQAELVQGLGSTLSVNGIQLTSRHDRVHEARIQAASLAEKSQLHVYGTGLGDLPTVLLERAGLERLYVHILNGAVFALVLQLLDQRPWLEDPRVQLFYAGDLSDICTPFFALPAEMLLADDFNAKIRDRLVSEVHLNFNNREFDPNLPFIQQRLQDCLPVLLGDDDVAQLFGTASGREIYVIGTGPTLEGHFQRLAAVHAQAERPLLMCVDTAYRPLREHGIVPDLVVTIDQRISFRHLPFEDSAGIPLVYLPMSDPAVLTAWKGKRYGGYSASPVYAALREQYPRGQLHVGGSVIHPAVDLAVKMGASRITLFGADFAFPMNKTHAGWNDGDLGPGVDQARHWVQDGHGQRVSTQLNFRGYLCVLERYIAAHPQVQFFNSSRAGALIAGTQFNQEFVQ